In Bacteroidota bacterium, the following are encoded in one genomic region:
- a CDS encoding T9SS type A sorting domain-containing protein: MKNLKNTFLLAMTVVFSLPAFAQTYIQHNVNQAPLLMADAGANVDFCAGDSIQLGGNPSGIGGTAPLAYSWAPQNVLNSPTVPNPMAGPTATTIFSLQVLDAQNCSAAVPVTATLVTSTAAFSAVPNLLSVAFTDQSTNASTWAWTFGDGGTSTTQSPTHTYANAGTYLVCLTVNAGANCEQTLCDSVTVVAVGLSQGMASNSIQVFPNPATGESLNFTVSGVSLAQDVQIELFDLQGRSVLQYKGSGANARHILNVKQLAAGTYQYTVQAGESRLGSGKVVLQ; encoded by the coding sequence ATGAAAAATTTGAAAAATACATTCCTGCTGGCAATGACGGTGGTGTTTTCCCTCCCCGCATTTGCCCAGACCTATATTCAGCACAACGTCAATCAGGCACCCTTGCTCATGGCCGATGCCGGAGCGAACGTCGATTTCTGTGCCGGAGATTCCATCCAATTGGGTGGAAATCCTAGCGGAATCGGTGGAACTGCGCCATTAGCGTATTCTTGGGCACCACAAAACGTCCTCAATTCGCCGACCGTTCCGAATCCAATGGCTGGACCAACTGCGACGACGATCTTCTCCTTGCAGGTATTGGATGCACAGAATTGTTCGGCAGCTGTTCCTGTGACGGCGACCTTGGTTACGAGCACCGCTGCATTTTCGGCCGTGCCTAACCTCTTGTCCGTGGCCTTCACCGACCAAAGCACGAATGCCTCGACTTGGGCATGGACATTCGGCGACGGCGGCACAAGCACCACACAGAGTCCCACCCATACCTACGCGAATGCGGGCACCTATCTGGTATGCCTGACCGTGAATGCGGGCGCGAACTGCGAGCAAACGCTCTGCGACTCCGTGACCGTGGTGGCAGTCGGCCTTTCGCAGGGGATGGCGAGCAACAGTATTCAGGTATTTCCCAATCCGGCGACGGGTGAATCCCTGAACTTCACCGTCAGCGGCGTGTCGCTGGCGCAGGATGTGCAGATCGAACTGTTTGACTTGCAGGGTCGTTCGGTGTTGCAATACAAGGGCAGCGGTGCGAATGCGCGGCATATTCTGAATGTAAAGCAGCTTGCAGCTGGCACATATCAATACACGGTTCAGGCTGGCGAAAGCCGTTTGGGCAGTGGCAAGGTGGTGCTGCAATAA
- a CDS encoding FHA domain-containing protein codes for MKRSVNILTFYQNGENLLTVTVPIGEERLITVGTQKDKVDVAFKSDLISRIHAQLILDEKGNCLLIDQGSTNGTFVHGIRIPAHQPTALQWRDEVSFGGSNVGRMVFGESVPAKQQASPSPRAEANVSSQIGKSLLALLQSKPEISIGRSSECDVVIDSSLVSRLHAKLRKLPDGKVMLIDLGSTNGTFLNGQRVHGTAQVQPGDTVIVGRNVLSLDHGPKTLTGEIAIRTEAIRKQFPNGKVGLQDTTLEIPAGRLVAIMGPSGCGKSTLLKCLTGEAPATQGKVYLHNLELVQNYAFLKTLIGYVPQDDIVHKELTVEQSLYYAARLRMEKPSQQEIETKIADVLQRLRIGHIRHSPIAKISGGQRKRVSIAVELLTDPLILFLDEPTSPLDPQTIEEFLKILQELAHKGTTVVMVTHKPEDLEYMDSVIFMAEGGAMVYEGSIADYKTYFGVRTAVEVYANICGERAAGWIQKFRGKGVQPKPVTNISNPRLVKRSDKNIFVEWFWLSRRYFRIKTNDLLNIGILIGQAPIIAILVCLIFSKLTLSVPFLITLSAVWFGTSNAAREIVTEAAVYRRERMFNLRIGPYILSKLLVLAFFGLIQSVLFSVIILIGFQNLEPGWHSLGATIGWVWLLIVCATALGLMISALVNTAEKAMTIVPLVLIPQVMLAGVVAPMGNQMMEIVSYVSPTRWGNEGLTLLQERVHNSSYDGLSNEIEEEDEFAKEAIRGSMDSTITAREALEDQFHPTYEKRFGALAFTYELDLLVLCVMTGGLLAVVAVAMRRKDSI; via the coding sequence ATGAAAAGATCGGTAAATATCCTGACATTCTATCAAAACGGCGAAAATCTGCTCACAGTCACGGTTCCCATCGGCGAGGAGCGGCTGATTACCGTCGGCACGCAGAAAGACAAGGTCGACGTCGCTTTCAAAAGCGACCTGATTTCGAGGATACATGCACAATTGATCCTCGATGAAAAGGGAAATTGCTTGCTGATCGACCAAGGCAGCACGAATGGCACTTTTGTCCATGGCATACGTATTCCGGCGCATCAGCCGACTGCCTTACAATGGCGCGACGAGGTCAGTTTCGGGGGATCCAACGTTGGTCGGATGGTTTTCGGGGAATCGGTTCCTGCAAAGCAGCAGGCATCTCCTTCACCACGGGCTGAGGCAAATGTCTCCTCCCAAATCGGCAAAAGCCTGCTCGCCTTGCTGCAATCCAAGCCGGAAATCAGCATCGGGCGCAGCAGCGAATGCGACGTCGTGATCGATTCCAGCCTCGTGAGCCGCCTCCATGCCAAATTGCGCAAACTCCCCGACGGCAAAGTCATGCTGATCGACCTTGGCAGCACCAACGGCACGTTTCTGAATGGGCAACGCGTACACGGGACCGCGCAGGTGCAACCGGGCGACACCGTCATCGTCGGGCGCAATGTGCTTTCGCTCGACCACGGTCCAAAAACGCTGACCGGCGAAATTGCGATTCGCACCGAGGCCATCCGCAAACAATTTCCGAATGGCAAGGTCGGCCTGCAGGATACCACGCTCGAGATTCCTGCCGGACGGTTGGTCGCCATTATGGGCCCTTCAGGCTGCGGCAAAAGTACGCTGCTCAAATGCCTCACGGGCGAGGCCCCGGCCACCCAAGGCAAGGTGTATCTGCATAACCTCGAACTCGTCCAGAATTACGCCTTTCTGAAAACGCTGATTGGTTATGTGCCTCAGGATGATATCGTTCACAAGGAATTGACCGTCGAGCAGTCGCTGTATTATGCAGCCCGCCTTCGAATGGAAAAGCCGAGTCAGCAGGAAATTGAAACCAAGATTGCGGACGTTTTGCAACGCCTGCGCATCGGGCATATCCGGCACAGTCCGATTGCCAAAATCAGCGGCGGGCAGCGCAAAAGGGTGTCGATTGCGGTGGAATTGTTGACGGATCCGCTCATTCTTTTTCTCGACGAACCGACTTCCCCACTCGACCCGCAAACGATCGAGGAATTCCTCAAAATCTTGCAGGAACTCGCCCACAAAGGCACGACGGTGGTGATGGTGACGCATAAACCGGAGGACTTGGAATACATGGATTCGGTGATTTTTATGGCCGAGGGCGGCGCCATGGTCTACGAAGGCAGCATCGCCGACTACAAAACCTACTTCGGGGTGCGCACTGCCGTGGAGGTTTATGCCAATATTTGCGGCGAACGGGCGGCAGGATGGATTCAAAAATTCCGCGGCAAGGGGGTACAACCCAAACCGGTGACGAATATCTCCAATCCAAGACTCGTGAAACGGAGTGACAAGAACATTTTCGTCGAATGGTTTTGGCTCAGCCGCAGGTATTTCCGGATCAAAACCAATGACCTGCTCAACATCGGGATTTTGATCGGGCAGGCACCGATTATTGCCATTTTGGTTTGCCTGATTTTTTCCAAGTTGACGCTGTCAGTGCCGTTCCTGATCACCTTGAGTGCAGTTTGGTTCGGGACGAGCAATGCCGCGCGTGAAATCGTCACCGAGGCAGCCGTTTACCGCCGCGAACGGATGTTTAACCTGCGGATCGGCCCTTATATCCTCAGTAAATTGCTCGTTCTGGCATTTTTTGGATTGATCCAATCCGTATTGTTTTCCGTGATTATCCTGATCGGGTTCCAAAATCTCGAACCCGGATGGCATAGTTTGGGTGCGACCATCGGCTGGGTTTGGCTGCTGATTGTCTGCGCGACGGCATTGGGTTTGATGATTTCGGCATTGGTCAATACCGCCGAAAAAGCGATGACGATTGTGCCTTTGGTGCTGATTCCGCAGGTGATGTTGGCTGGCGTCGTGGCACCAATGGGCAACCAAATGATGGAAATCGTCAGCTATGTGAGTCCGACAAGATGGGGCAACGAAGGCCTGACCCTGTTGCAGGAGCGTGTGCACAACAGCAGCTACGACGGCTTGAGCAATGAAATCGAGGAGGAGGATGAATTCGCCAAAGAGGCAATCCGCGGATCCATGGACAGCACGATCACGGCCCGTGAAGCCCTTGAGGACCAATTCCATCCGACCTACGAAAAGCGCTTTGGCGCCTTGGCATTCACCTACGAATTGGATTTGTTGGTGCTCTGCGTAATGACCGGCGGGCTGTTGGCGGTGGTCGCCGTGGCGATGCGGCGGAAGGATAGTATTTAG
- a CDS encoding LEA type 2 family protein, whose translation MKKKLIWAAIGLVVLLLIGGGIVAATFKMPEFVGLDGIEIQELEGKDLHAVVKGKISNANFFELTARKLDYIVTYHDTLIGRGKLPEGFALAAGDTTELELPVKMELQAIFAVYKSMLAKDKCPLDIHLEGEFTRLHYAHGLDLQTEIEPEKFIKDIVGGSMGNSPIKFEDLSWKTSDLQNSEFTFVSVVKNPLDIPLEMKALTLFFYSESNLEDPAGNWKLDAPVPLKANYSTRIPGTVKIKHLEAGKSIVKTIFTGEIRYATKGTVTLQIAKLPFDIPIEGTMVIDPKSGKGKWE comes from the coding sequence ATGAAAAAGAAGCTGATTTGGGCTGCTATCGGGTTGGTTGTCCTGCTGCTGATTGGTGGTGGAATCGTCGCGGCCACTTTCAAAATGCCCGAATTTGTCGGTTTGGACGGTATTGAAATCCAAGAATTGGAGGGCAAGGACCTGCATGCCGTCGTCAAAGGCAAGATTTCCAATGCCAACTTCTTCGAATTGACCGCCCGCAAGCTCGACTATATTGTGACCTACCACGATACGCTGATCGGCCGCGGGAAATTACCCGAAGGTTTTGCACTCGCCGCAGGCGATACCACCGAACTGGAATTGCCGGTGAAAATGGAATTGCAGGCCATATTTGCCGTCTACAAATCCATGCTCGCCAAGGACAAATGTCCCCTCGACATTCACCTTGAAGGCGAATTCACGCGCCTGCATTATGCGCACGGGCTCGACCTCCAAACAGAAATCGAGCCCGAGAAATTTATCAAGGATATCGTCGGCGGGTCGATGGGAAATTCGCCCATCAAATTTGAGGACTTGAGCTGGAAAACGAGCGACCTTCAAAATTCCGAATTCACCTTTGTCTCCGTGGTCAAAAATCCCTTGGACATTCCCTTGGAGATGAAGGCCTTGACACTCTTTTTTTACAGCGAATCCAATCTGGAGGATCCGGCTGGAAACTGGAAGCTCGATGCGCCCGTTCCGTTGAAAGCCAATTACAGCACGCGCATCCCCGGAACGGTGAAAATCAAGCATTTGGAAGCGGGAAAAAGCATTGTCAAGACGATTTTTACGGGAGAAATTCGATACGCGACCAAAGGCACGGTGACGCTCCAAATTGCAAAATTGCCCTTTGACATTCCCATTGAAGGAACGATGGTCATCGACCCTAAATCCGGAAAGGGAAAATGGGAATAA
- a CDS encoding M48 family metallopeptidase, with the protein MIFTNWRNISKLLLGGMLLFATACENGDAGKGVESQDDVATALLCDPATYDLECMKSEQTSTSDALLDAIGGIKKEIINVAGGDVPDERQDEYGDNSRKEIEREFPVIAGHPKLPLLNGLMRKLLKLRREPSEIGYNIYVVNSEMVNAFTLGGEIYVTNTLLDQAESIDELACIIGHEIGHNELGHIAEKLKEVELAQGILGEEAGAAFAGFVGLVTMGFNQVNEAQADLYGIDLALAGGYDACRGIDFWDRMQSHEGQVSEFDNFFRSHPYSSRRAECYRSHISTLHQLSCDK; encoded by the coding sequence ATGATATTCACGAATTGGCGGAACATTTCCAAACTCCTGCTTGGAGGGATGCTCCTTTTTGCAACGGCCTGCGAAAACGGCGATGCTGGAAAAGGCGTCGAATCCCAGGACGATGTTGCAACGGCCTTGCTTTGTGACCCCGCAACCTACGATTTGGAATGCATGAAGAGCGAGCAAACGTCCACAAGCGATGCCTTGCTCGATGCGATTGGCGGAATTAAAAAGGAAATCATCAACGTTGCGGGCGGGGATGTACCCGACGAACGGCAAGACGAATACGGAGACAATAGTCGCAAGGAAATCGAACGCGAATTTCCCGTGATCGCAGGTCATCCAAAATTGCCACTGTTGAACGGGTTGATGCGCAAATTGCTGAAATTGAGGAGAGAACCGAGTGAGATTGGCTACAATATTTATGTAGTGAATTCGGAGATGGTCAATGCCTTTACGCTCGGCGGGGAGATTTATGTCACGAATACCTTGCTCGATCAGGCGGAGAGCATCGACGAATTGGCCTGCATCATCGGGCACGAAATCGGGCACAATGAACTGGGACATATTGCGGAAAAACTCAAAGAAGTGGAGTTGGCGCAGGGCATTTTGGGGGAGGAGGCCGGTGCAGCATTTGCGGGTTTTGTGGGACTCGTCACGATGGGATTTAATCAGGTGAATGAAGCGCAGGCGGATCTGTATGGCATTGACCTCGCGCTCGCCGGTGGGTACGATGCCTGCCGCGGAATTGACTTTTGGGACCGGATGCAAAGCCATGAAGGTCAGGTGAGTGAATTCGATAATTTTTTCCGCAGCCATCCTTATTCTTCGCGTCGCGCTGAATGTTACCGGAGTCACATTTCCACCTTGCATCAATTATCCTGCGACAAGTGA
- a CDS encoding FHA domain-containing protein, translating to MKGYQQCEKGHFYKEELSECPYCPKPAGGFGGDDKTKVGDHGGNEKTSLGDKTQIFGGDANPNPIAVNPPPKRDLNKTFIQEVEEVQQGGDIKEVVHQRATRKIVGWLISYTLDPMGIDYRLYEGNNTVGRNPGNDITVAGDPSISGHHATILFKKGKFYLKDEMAANGTFINDDEIEVGQPMEVVDGDTLKFGKTVFRFKTPI from the coding sequence ATGAAAGGCTATCAACAATGCGAAAAGGGCCACTTTTACAAGGAAGAGCTCTCCGAATGTCCCTACTGCCCCAAGCCTGCCGGCGGATTCGGCGGGGATGACAAAACCAAGGTCGGCGATCACGGCGGCAATGAAAAGACCTCCCTCGGCGACAAAACACAGATTTTCGGCGGCGATGCCAATCCCAATCCGATTGCAGTGAATCCGCCGCCCAAGCGCGACCTGAACAAAACCTTTATTCAGGAGGTCGAGGAAGTGCAACAAGGTGGCGACATCAAGGAGGTTGTGCATCAGCGCGCTACCCGCAAAATCGTCGGTTGGCTCATCAGCTATACCCTCGACCCGATGGGCATCGACTACCGTCTCTACGAAGGCAACAATACGGTCGGCCGCAATCCGGGCAATGACATCACTGTCGCAGGCGATCCGAGCATTTCGGGTCACCACGCCACCATCCTCTTCAAAAAAGGGAAATTCTACCTCAAGGACGAGATGGCAGCCAACGGCACATTCATCAACGACGACGAAATCGAAGTGGGCCAACCCATGGAGGTCGTCGATGGCGATACGCTGAAATTCGGCAAGACGGTCTTCCGTTTCAAAACCCCGATTTGA
- a CDS encoding FHA domain-containing protein — protein MKTLRLLPVFLAWLLLGSGFAWAQLKQKGEGEAAKHPTVAFEVNDRDPNVHPEGYFKVLEDEKEVKFEVKNAAPNDSGFAKSILIIWEYLPSKARDAQNKFFRQLILNALPDILTDEADEINVASFAWTDKNDGSKTLNYLSDGFDADTAALRAEVKNVKAPNGKGIDEGHGSELYPAISEAVKQLARTKSRAKVLIVLSAEFPNIHNQNVDASMATAEARKADVAVYNLRYQQMSEKYSLNNMADLTYGRSYEVKKDGLNDATKTLLEFTEESTQRALGMDYQFSFESAIPKDGKSHSVQLVAGTENLTVNYTSPSKSFGEWIGDNIALFIALIVLLIGSGAGIFLWMRKRKQNEEARQADERRKLEEVKARGAETEQRLAQQNQQVSQMQREEAERQRKTEEAKRRAEAELEAKTLLTEMYANGKQPRLTTMVNGAPLTMDLPSPVTTVGRDASCDVQFNVSTISRTHFQVIYQGGKYLLLDLGSTNGTSLNGSRINQAELRHGDEIKAGDAILHFYI, from the coding sequence ATGAAAACATTGCGCTTGCTCCCTGTTTTCTTGGCTTGGCTGTTGCTTGGAAGCGGATTCGCCTGGGCACAACTCAAACAAAAAGGTGAAGGCGAGGCAGCCAAACACCCGACCGTCGCCTTTGAAGTCAATGACCGCGATCCCAACGTGCATCCGGAGGGCTATTTCAAGGTGCTGGAGGATGAAAAGGAGGTCAAATTCGAAGTCAAAAATGCCGCACCCAATGATTCCGGATTTGCCAAAAGCATTCTGATCATCTGGGAATACCTGCCTTCGAAGGCCCGCGACGCGCAAAACAAGTTTTTCAGACAACTGATCCTGAATGCCTTGCCCGATATCCTCACCGACGAAGCCGACGAAATCAACGTTGCCAGTTTTGCCTGGACCGACAAAAACGACGGATCCAAAACGCTGAATTATCTCAGCGACGGATTTGACGCAGACACAGCGGCCCTGCGAGCGGAGGTTAAGAACGTCAAAGCACCCAACGGCAAAGGCATCGACGAGGGACATGGCTCCGAATTGTATCCTGCGATTTCGGAAGCCGTCAAACAATTGGCGCGGACGAAGTCACGGGCAAAAGTGCTGATTGTCCTGAGCGCGGAATTCCCCAATATTCACAACCAAAATGTGGATGCCTCGATGGCAACCGCCGAAGCCCGCAAGGCCGATGTCGCCGTGTACAACCTGCGCTATCAGCAAATGAGTGAGAAATATTCGCTGAACAATATGGCGGATCTCACTTATGGGCGCAGCTACGAAGTCAAAAAGGATGGGCTCAACGACGCTACCAAAACCTTGCTCGAATTCACCGAAGAATCCACACAGCGGGCATTGGGCATGGATTACCAATTCTCCTTCGAATCCGCAATTCCCAAAGATGGAAAATCGCATTCGGTCCAATTGGTTGCCGGAACCGAGAATTTGACAGTGAATTACACCTCTCCTTCAAAATCTTTTGGCGAATGGATCGGCGACAATATCGCCTTGTTTATTGCGCTGATTGTATTGCTGATCGGTTCGGGTGCAGGCATTTTCCTTTGGATGCGCAAGCGCAAACAAAACGAAGAAGCCCGGCAAGCCGACGAAAGGCGCAAATTGGAAGAAGTGAAGGCCCGCGGTGCCGAAACGGAGCAACGTCTTGCCCAACAAAATCAGCAGGTGAGCCAAATGCAACGCGAGGAAGCGGAGCGTCAGCGCAAAACCGAGGAGGCCAAACGCCGCGCAGAAGCCGAATTGGAGGCCAAAACCCTGCTCACCGAAATGTATGCCAACGGCAAGCAGCCGCGCCTGACGACGATGGTCAACGGCGCACCGCTGACGATGGACCTCCCTTCGCCGGTAACCACCGTGGGACGTGATGCAAGCTGCGATGTTCAATTTAATGTCAGCACCATTTCCCGCACGCATTTTCAGGTCATTTACCAGGGCGGAAAATACCTGTTGCTGGATCTGGGAAGTACCAATGGCACAAGCCTCAATGGCAGCCGCATCAACCAAGCCGAATTGCGTCATGGCGACGAAATCAAGGCCGGCGATGCCATTCTGCATTTTTACATTTGA
- a CDS encoding IS4 family transposase produces the protein MKEFVHEASLDVRYRARPQDFTRERLLPFHRVVSIILSAMKRPLDLELKMIFDLVDGLDCPTDSAFSQARKKLLSEFFVRWLEHQSELVYACPHETFMGMRLFGVDGSVVTLPDNLAMRKSFPGVTNTKGVTSVQMRILCCHDVLNNHAVTTRVAPFIQSEIDMAFDCIGGFGANDLLVYDRLFLGWGLIRMHQMKGVQFLMRCTLTANNRVKEFVKSGKDEEVVQFEATHKSASKLRKLGIAAKIGESLTVRLVRVDIGGKEPEVLATSLTDTAKFPHSIFKELYFKRWPVETFFDRLKNKLKVGVFSGTSVEAVKQDFHAMVFLANLQAMIERANRPQVDEATRHRLHNYQIDWNKNLGLLKPMITTLFAQGDQSKALTDLLKQMAMTRYLEPVRKGRKFSHTRRKMQGNCKHNNYPNYRHAI, from the coding sequence TTGAAAGAATTTGTCCACGAGGCATCGCTCGATGTGCGTTACCGCGCCCGGCCGCAGGACTTCACCCGTGAAAGGTTGCTGCCATTCCATCGCGTCGTGAGCATCATACTTTCAGCGATGAAAAGGCCTTTGGATCTGGAATTGAAGATGATTTTCGATCTTGTCGACGGCCTAGACTGCCCCACTGATTCGGCGTTTTCGCAGGCCCGCAAGAAACTGCTCTCCGAGTTCTTCGTCCGCTGGCTCGAGCACCAGTCTGAACTGGTTTATGCGTGTCCCCACGAGACCTTCATGGGCATGCGGCTGTTCGGTGTGGACGGTTCGGTGGTCACCCTGCCTGACAATCTGGCGATGCGGAAGTCTTTCCCCGGCGTCACCAACACCAAGGGTGTGACATCTGTGCAGATGCGGATTCTCTGTTGCCATGACGTGCTGAACAACCATGCCGTGACGACCCGCGTGGCACCCTTCATCCAATCCGAAATCGACATGGCCTTTGACTGCATCGGCGGCTTCGGTGCCAACGACCTACTGGTTTATGACAGGCTGTTCTTGGGCTGGGGATTGATCAGGATGCATCAGATGAAAGGTGTACAATTCTTGATGCGTTGCACGCTCACGGCCAACAACAGGGTCAAGGAATTCGTCAAGTCTGGCAAGGACGAGGAAGTGGTGCAGTTCGAGGCCACCCACAAATCCGCGTCCAAGCTTCGTAAGCTCGGCATCGCCGCCAAAATCGGGGAGTCCCTCACGGTACGCTTAGTAAGAGTGGACATCGGAGGCAAGGAACCCGAAGTGTTGGCGACAAGCCTTACCGACACCGCGAAGTTCCCGCATTCCATCTTCAAGGAACTCTACTTCAAGAGGTGGCCGGTGGAGACCTTCTTTGACAGGCTCAAAAACAAGCTTAAGGTCGGGGTCTTCAGCGGGACGTCCGTGGAGGCGGTCAAGCAGGACTTCCACGCAATGGTCTTTCTTGCCAACCTCCAAGCAATGATCGAACGCGCAAACAGGCCCCAGGTGGATGAAGCTACCAGGCACCGGCTGCACAACTACCAAATCGACTGGAACAAAAACCTTGGCCTGCTCAAGCCAATGATTACAACGCTGTTTGCACAAGGCGACCAGTCCAAGGCCCTAACGGATCTGCTGAAACAAATGGCTATGACCAGATATCTAGAACCGGTGCGAAAGGGAAGAAAGTTCTCCCACACAAGGCGTAAAATGCAGGGGAACTGCAAGCACAACAACTACCCAAACTACAGGCACGCCATCTAA
- a CDS encoding Stp1/IreP family PP2C-type Ser/Thr phosphatase — METPLQIIHVARTDVGKVRAANEDNQGHAEYYWGQVFVVCDGMGGHVGGAKASQIAVDSILEFMARDKAENPAASLEKAIAFANEQIYATALSQPALKGMGTTCVAILQKETGLWIAHVGDSRAYIYTDGKLFKLSRDHSFVQRLVDQGTIAEEDAELHPRKNELTRALGIKGDVEVEVTAEPIFPKKGDVFLLCSDGLYGMTGDTGIQKVLAGPGTLDEKAKLLIDEANEGGGNDNITVQLLHVTASPHIANRYTAIKPPIHLGRTMPVEQAAAPVAAPAAEHVPIVKKYLIPLVFGITALLALGIVLLQVDWGKAEREKLEARKEFVRDSIEMDSLKKVLYADSLALEAKADSTHKADSLAALKPAKPKANPKGN, encoded by the coding sequence ATGGAAACACCCTTGCAGATAATTCATGTAGCACGTACCGATGTCGGCAAGGTTCGCGCGGCCAATGAGGACAATCAAGGCCATGCCGAATATTATTGGGGGCAGGTATTTGTGGTTTGTGACGGCATGGGTGGCCATGTCGGCGGTGCCAAGGCATCGCAAATTGCGGTGGACAGCATCCTCGAGTTTATGGCAAGGGACAAGGCAGAAAACCCAGCCGCTTCGCTCGAAAAGGCCATCGCATTTGCCAACGAACAAATCTACGCCACAGCCCTGAGCCAACCGGCACTCAAGGGAATGGGAACCACCTGTGTGGCCATTCTGCAAAAGGAAACTGGCTTGTGGATCGCGCACGTGGGCGACAGCCGTGCCTACATTTACACCGATGGCAAGCTGTTCAAGCTCAGCCGCGACCATAGTTTTGTGCAACGCTTGGTCGATCAAGGTACGATTGCGGAGGAAGACGCCGAATTGCATCCGCGGAAAAATGAATTGACCCGCGCCTTGGGCATCAAAGGCGACGTCGAAGTTGAGGTCACCGCAGAGCCGATTTTCCCGAAAAAGGGCGATGTATTTTTGTTGTGTTCGGATGGCTTGTATGGCATGACGGGCGATACGGGCATCCAAAAGGTGCTTGCGGGCCCCGGAACGCTGGACGAAAAGGCCAAATTGCTGATCGACGAAGCCAACGAAGGCGGCGGCAACGACAATATTACGGTTCAACTCCTGCATGTCACGGCTTCGCCACATATTGCGAACCGTTACACGGCGATCAAGCCACCGATTCACCTCGGACGCACAATGCCCGTGGAGCAGGCAGCTGCACCCGTAGCCGCGCCTGCGGCGGAGCATGTGCCGATTGTGAAGAAGTATTTGATTCCGTTGGTGTTTGGGATCACGGCATTGTTGGCATTGGGGATTGTTTTGTTGCAGGTGGACTGGGGAAAAGCGGAACGGGAGAAATTGGAGGCAAGAAAAGAATTTGTCCGTGATTCGATTGAAATGGATAGCCTCAAAAAGGTCCTGTATGCCGACAGCCTCGCCCTTGAAGCCAAAGCCGATTCGACGCATAAGGCGGATTCCTTGGCAGCATTGAAACCGGCGAAGCCGAAGGCAAATCCGAAGGGGAATTAG
- a CDS encoding DUF416 family protein, whose translation MFCLILARRLYPNYTHFQRLQNFGDTRILQACFAAAEEAFFNLPSGNFDKLREELLLVSPDTGDFPNEVGASYALDACAICDAILCLIDENASDSTKRAVNLTIETAYVYSLETGEWEDHMPLGNSPTIVREVEYLEQLVSKITISDFAEVRHLQVRRIFR comes from the coding sequence TTGTTTTGCCTGATCCTTGCGAGGCGGTTGTATCCCAACTATACCCATTTTCAACGGTTGCAGAATTTCGGTGATACTCGAATTCTTCAGGCATGTTTTGCAGCTGCGGAGGAAGCATTTTTTAACCTGCCTTCTGGGAACTTTGACAAACTCCGCGAAGAACTGCTCTTGGTTTCGCCTGATACGGGCGACTTTCCAAATGAAGTAGGTGCTTCCTATGCATTAGATGCCTGTGCGATTTGTGATGCAATTCTTTGTTTAATTGATGAAAATGCATCAGATTCAACGAAAAGGGCAGTCAATTTGACCATTGAAACTGCCTATGTTTATTCGTTGGAAACTGGCGAGTGGGAGGATCACATGCCGCTGGGAAATTCGCCGACAATCGTCCGGGAAGTCGAATATCTTGAACAACTTGTGTCGAAGATTACAATAAGTGATTTTGCTGAAGTGCGGCACTTGCAAGTGCGGAGAATTTTCAGGTGA